The following are encoded together in the Salmonella enterica subsp. enterica serovar Choleraesuis genome:
- a CDS encoding cellulose synthase catalytic subunit: MINPFSWVLATEPGLRLSSRYRTYRRAKASPFSAWLGCFWAIVGWTFLRLESPSWQKITGNHAHYYPQINLQKPRPLDPLRYLIQSLWLLVLRPLGRDSQSWVGRVGEPMRAWHQRYIHFMETLPDRFESNASVVKQQKQLAEVNPRLRRILLWVVSTFSIILALMCITQPFNPLSQFIFLILLWSVALVVRRIPGRFAALVMIVLSLTVSCRYIWWRFTSTLDWSDPVSIVCGLALLFAETYAWLVLVLGYFQILWPLNRHPVSMDADMKSWPAVDIFVPTYNEDLSVVRNTIYASLGIDWPKDKLKIWILDDGDRPVFRQFAKDVGVEYIARPTHEHAKAGNINNALKQATGEFVAIFDCDHVPTRSFLQLTLGWFIKDSKLAVLQTPHHFFSPDPFERNLGRFRKAPNEGNLFYGLVQDGNDMWDATFFCGSCAVIRRGPLDEIGGIAVETVTEDAHTSLRLHRRGYHSAYIRIPQAAGLATESLSAHIGQRIRWARGMVQIFRMDNPLFGKGLKLAQRLCYANAMLHFLSGVPRLIFLLAPLAFLIMHAYIIYAPAIMIALFVLPHMVHASLTNSKIQGKYRHSFWSEIYETVLSWYITPPTLVALINPHKGKFNVTAKGGLVKERYMDWVITRPYLLLVLFNLLGMFFGVWRLLDGPDNEILTVLVSMVWVLYNMLILGGAVAVSVESKQVRQAHRVEVTMPAALARDDGHMFPCTVQDFSDGGAGIKLEGSASVLQGQTVNLMLKRGVQGYFFPAKVVRVFDSEVGLQFLEMTKQQHIDFVQCTFARADTWALWQDNFPEDKPMESLVDIFKLGFRGYRHLAEFAPSSVRYIFRALTTSIDWVLSFIPRWPARTEIETNPASAMAQR; this comes from the coding sequence ATGATTAATCCCTTCTCATGGGTCCTGGCAACCGAGCCAGGCCTGCGCCTGAGTTCGCGCTATCGTACCTACCGGCGCGCAAAAGCTTCGCCTTTTAGCGCGTGGCTGGGCTGCTTTTGGGCGATTGTCGGCTGGACATTTCTGCGCCTGGAAAGCCCCTCATGGCAAAAAATTACCGGTAATCATGCTCATTATTATCCGCAAATAAATCTACAAAAACCGCGACCATTAGATCCTCTGCGCTACCTCATTCAGAGTTTGTGGCTGCTGGTGTTGCGTCCGCTGGGGCGAGATAGCCAGTCCTGGGTTGGGCGTGTCGGTGAGCCAATGCGTGCCTGGCATCAGCGCTATATCCACTTTATGGAAACGCTGCCGGATCGCTTTGAATCCAATGCCTCCGTGGTGAAACAACAAAAACAGCTGGCGGAGGTGAATCCCCGTTTGCGGCGCATTTTGCTCTGGGTGGTCAGCACATTCTCGATAATCCTGGCCTTGATGTGTATCACCCAGCCATTTAACCCATTGTCGCAGTTTATCTTTTTGATTTTGCTGTGGAGCGTGGCGCTGGTCGTTCGCCGGATACCAGGGCGTTTTGCCGCATTGGTGATGATTGTGCTGTCGCTGACGGTATCCTGCCGCTATATCTGGTGGCGTTTTACGTCTACTCTGGACTGGAGCGATCCGGTAAGTATCGTGTGTGGCCTGGCTTTGCTGTTTGCTGAAACTTACGCGTGGCTGGTCCTGGTGCTGGGATATTTCCAGATATTGTGGCCGCTTAACCGCCATCCGGTGTCTATGGACGCAGATATGAAAAGCTGGCCGGCGGTGGATATTTTCGTTCCGACCTACAACGAAGATCTTAGCGTAGTTAGAAACACTATTTACGCCTCGCTTGGCATCGACTGGCCTAAAGATAAACTCAAAATATGGATTCTGGACGATGGCGATCGACCGGTATTCCGCCAGTTCGCTAAAGATGTCGGGGTTGAATACATTGCCAGACCGACTCATGAGCACGCTAAGGCCGGTAATATCAACAATGCTCTTAAGCAGGCAACCGGTGAATTTGTCGCTATTTTTGACTGTGACCACGTACCGACCCGCTCATTCTTACAGCTCACCCTCGGCTGGTTCATTAAGGACAGTAAGCTGGCGGTATTGCAGACCCCGCACCACTTCTTCTCTCCCGATCCATTCGAACGAAATCTTGGCCGATTCCGTAAAGCACCGAACGAAGGCAACCTGTTTTACGGGCTGGTTCAGGACGGTAATGACATGTGGGACGCCACCTTTTTCTGTGGTTCCTGTGCGGTAATACGCCGCGGGCCGTTGGATGAAATCGGCGGGATTGCCGTAGAGACCGTAACTGAAGATGCCCATACCTCTCTGCGCCTGCACCGGCGGGGCTATCACTCGGCTTACATTCGTATTCCGCAGGCGGCGGGTCTCGCCACCGAAAGTCTGTCGGCGCATATCGGTCAGCGTATTCGCTGGGCGCGCGGTATGGTGCAGATTTTCCGTATGGACAACCCTTTGTTTGGTAAGGGTTTAAAGCTGGCTCAACGCCTGTGCTATGCCAACGCCATGCTACACTTTTTGTCTGGTGTGCCTCGGCTTATCTTTTTACTGGCACCACTGGCTTTCCTGATCATGCACGCCTACATCATCTACGCGCCGGCCATCATGATTGCTCTGTTTGTGTTGCCGCATATGGTCCACGCCAGCCTTACTAACTCCAAAATTCAGGGGAAATATCGCCACTCATTCTGGAGCGAAATTTATGAGACGGTGCTGAGTTGGTACATCACCCCGCCAACCCTGGTGGCGTTGATTAATCCCCATAAAGGTAAGTTCAACGTTACTGCTAAGGGTGGGTTGGTTAAAGAGCGCTATATGGACTGGGTAATTACCCGACCCTATTTGCTGCTGGTGTTGTTCAACCTTCTGGGCATGTTTTTTGGTGTATGGCGGCTGCTAGATGGTCCGGATAATGAAATTCTGACGGTACTGGTGAGTATGGTCTGGGTGCTCTACAACATGCTTATTCTCGGCGGCGCAGTGGCGGTTTCCGTTGAGAGTAAACAGGTGCGTCAGGCTCACCGCGTAGAGGTCACGATGCCGGCTGCACTGGCTCGCGACGATGGGCATATGTTCCCTTGTACGGTGCAAGACTTCTCTGACGGCGGGGCAGGGATAAAGCTTGAGGGTTCGGCGTCGGTACTACAGGGCCAGACCGTAAATCTAATGTTGAAACGCGGCGTGCAGGGTTACTTCTTCCCGGCCAAAGTGGTGCGCGTGTTTGACTCGGAAGTGGGTCTGCAATTTCTTGAGATGACCAAACAACAGCATATCGATTTTGTTCAGTGCACTTTTGCCAGGGCTGATACCTGGGCGCTGTGGCAGGACAACTTTCCTGAAGATAAACCGATGGAAAGCCTGGTCGATATATTCAAGCTGGGGTTCCGCGGTTATCGGCATTTGGCGGAGTTCGCACCGAGCTCCGTGCGCTACATTTTCCGTGCCCTGACGACCAGTATCGACTGGGTGCTCTCATTTATTCCTCGTTGGCCGGCGCGTACGGAAATCGAAACCAACCCGGCTTCGGCTATGGCTCAAAGATGA